In the genome of Desulfovibrio desulfuricans, one region contains:
- the plsY gene encoding glycerol-3-phosphate 1-O-acyltransferase PlsY, protein MLEVLWIALAYVLGSVPWGLVIAKTFCRLDPRESGSRNTGATNVARLCGFGWGVATLACDVCKGALPVWLAFRINPSPVFVSVVGLACVLGHVFSCFMKFKGGKAVATSIGVFMPLAFWQLLAASALCCLIIWRSGFVSLGSLSLVAALVVALAVTGQWVWLPLSLCVLAVVVWKHKENIARLRAGTEKSWLKGKHSEKQEDKG, encoded by the coding sequence ATGCTGGAAGTATTGTGGATTGCTCTGGCCTATGTGCTTGGTTCCGTGCCGTGGGGCCTTGTTATCGCCAAGACCTTTTGCCGTCTTGACCCGCGCGAGAGCGGCAGCCGCAACACCGGGGCCACCAATGTGGCGCGTCTGTGCGGCTTTGGCTGGGGTGTGGCAACCCTTGCGTGCGACGTCTGCAAGGGCGCGCTGCCGGTGTGGCTTGCGTTCCGCATCAATCCCTCGCCCGTATTTGTCAGCGTAGTGGGCTTGGCCTGCGTGCTTGGGCATGTGTTTTCCTGCTTCATGAAGTTCAAGGGCGGCAAGGCTGTTGCCACCAGCATAGGCGTGTTCATGCCCCTGGCTTTCTGGCAGTTGCTGGCAGCTTCTGCCCTGTGCTGTCTGATCATCTGGCGCAGCGGCTTTGTTTCGCTGGGTTCCCTGAGCCTCGTTGCCGCGCTGGTTGTGGCTTTGGCGGTTACAGGCCAATGGGTGTGGCTGCCTCTTTCCCTGTGCGTGCTGGCCGTGGTGGTCTGGAAGCACAAGGAAAATATCGCGCGCTTGCGCGCAGGTACCGAAAAAAGCTGGCTCAAGGGCAAGCATTCGGAAAAACAGGAAGACAAGGGATAG
- a CDS encoding ribonuclease catalytic domain-containing protein has product MSDCVRYPAPGCVVEYMEGNAVQIALVTEEVGGRLRLLLPNRRETRLNSSRLLPWIGPMHGADMGREDAVRVLEAHRKTREDMAAQIPVMDVWELAQGEVEAAPASWFAELFESDPTTDHMAAYGRALLACKSHFRFQPPDFQVFSADMVEKRMAEEKIRLERESLIAGGAAFLRLLWDVACRKRELPQPPREGAALGEWPPQEVAERLEEVLFSRMIDPESQEWENIWRTLSKGMPDVPHLPLQLLVAWGKVPPHYNFWLDRAGYASGDTWWQACADEVESLAAAGRAPLAALARNGQEGSLDVCDLPCISIDSATTRDVDDAFHVEAEGDGWALTLMLACPSLFWNFGGPLDKMVLHRGTSIYLPEGDCHMLPEVLGTDAYSLLAGQTRPALSVLVHVAADGTLGECEISVVQVGLAANLTYVDSQAVLDAQAAGEPLPQNAATPYAEQLRLGLELARQRQTARIADGAVIMDRPDPVIRLEGEGAEVRVEVGLDYQASDAQMLVAEMMILASAAVAQWAADHGVAMLHRVQDVALPREYAGIWTTPQDMTRIMRALTPSGLEVQARPHAALGLARYTPVTSPLRRYPDLVNEEQLVHFFRTGAPRWTETELTDLLNVLSPALDAAGQVQRFRPRYWKLLFFRQKGDKVWWNGVITEENDAFITVSLPDQGMFVRGKRRLFDERSHPGLAVDVRIGKVQPLYNEIMILEAVTAG; this is encoded by the coding sequence ATGTCTGATTGTGTGCGCTACCCGGCGCCGGGTTGCGTGGTGGAATATATGGAAGGCAATGCCGTGCAGATTGCCCTGGTCACTGAAGAGGTCGGGGGCAGGCTGCGGCTGCTGTTGCCCAACAGAAGGGAAACCCGGCTCAATTCTTCGCGCCTGCTGCCCTGGATAGGCCCCATGCACGGGGCGGACATGGGGCGGGAAGACGCAGTGCGCGTGCTTGAAGCGCACAGAAAAACCCGCGAAGACATGGCCGCCCAGATCCCCGTCATGGACGTGTGGGAACTCGCCCAGGGCGAGGTGGAAGCGGCCCCGGCAAGCTGGTTTGCCGAGCTTTTTGAAAGCGACCCCACCACCGATCATATGGCTGCCTATGGCCGCGCCCTGCTGGCCTGCAAAAGTCACTTCCGTTTTCAGCCCCCGGATTTTCAGGTTTTTTCTGCCGACATGGTTGAAAAACGTATGGCCGAGGAGAAAATCCGCCTTGAGCGTGAATCGCTCATTGCAGGCGGAGCCGCCTTTTTGCGCCTTTTGTGGGATGTTGCCTGCCGCAAGCGCGAGCTGCCCCAGCCCCCGCGCGAGGGCGCTGCCCTTGGCGAATGGCCCCCGCAGGAAGTAGCCGAACGCCTTGAAGAAGTCCTTTTTTCCCGCATGATTGATCCTGAAAGTCAGGAGTGGGAAAACATCTGGCGCACCCTGAGCAAGGGCATGCCGGATGTGCCGCATCTGCCCCTGCAACTACTGGTGGCCTGGGGCAAGGTGCCGCCGCACTATAATTTCTGGCTTGACCGCGCGGGCTATGCCTCGGGCGATACATGGTGGCAGGCCTGCGCCGATGAGGTAGAATCCCTTGCCGCCGCTGGGCGCGCCCCCTTGGCGGCCCTTGCCAGAAACGGACAGGAAGGCAGCCTCGATGTCTGCGATCTGCCTTGCATCAGCATAGACAGCGCAACCACGCGCGACGTGGACGATGCCTTTCATGTGGAGGCGGAGGGCGACGGTTGGGCCCTGACCCTCATGCTGGCCTGCCCCTCGCTGTTCTGGAATTTTGGCGGGCCGCTGGACAAGATGGTGCTGCACCGCGGCACCAGCATTTATCTGCCGGAAGGCGACTGCCACATGCTGCCCGAAGTTCTGGGCACCGACGCCTACTCGCTGCTGGCAGGCCAGACGCGTCCCGCACTGAGCGTGCTCGTGCATGTGGCGGCGGACGGCACCCTTGGAGAGTGCGAAATTTCGGTTGTGCAGGTCGGTCTTGCCGCCAACCTGACCTATGTGGACAGCCAGGCCGTGCTTGACGCGCAGGCCGCAGGCGAGCCTCTGCCGCAGAATGCGGCCACGCCCTATGCCGAACAGCTGCGTCTGGGCCTTGAGCTTGCCCGTCAGCGGCAGACCGCCCGCATCGCGGACGGCGCGGTAATTATGGACAGGCCCGACCCTGTGATCCGTCTTGAGGGCGAAGGGGCAGAAGTGCGCGTGGAAGTTGGGCTGGATTATCAGGCCTCGGACGCGCAGATGCTGGTGGCGGAAATGATGATCCTTGCCAGCGCCGCTGTAGCCCAGTGGGCCGCCGATCACGGCGTCGCCATGCTGCACCGCGTGCAGGATGTGGCTCTGCCCAGGGAATACGCGGGCATCTGGACAACGCCCCAGGATATGACACGCATCATGCGCGCGCTCACGCCCTCCGGCCTTGAGGTGCAGGCACGCCCCCACGCGGCTCTCGGGCTTGCGCGTTACACTCCTGTGACCTCGCCGCTCAGGCGTTATCCCGATCTTGTCAACGAAGAACAGTTGGTGCATTTTTTCCGCACAGGCGCGCCGCGCTGGACAGAAACCGAGCTGACAGACCTGCTCAACGTGCTTTCGCCAGCGCTGGATGCGGCGGGCCAGGTGCAGCGCTTCCGCCCGCGCTACTGGAAGCTGCTTTTCTTCCGCCAGAAGGGCGACAAGGTCTGGTGGAACGGCGTCATCACTGAAGAAAACGATGCTTTTATTACCGTGAGCCTGCCCGATCAGGGTATGTTTGTGCGCGGTAAAAGGCGGCTTTTTGACGAGCGCTCGCACCCCGGCCTTGCCGTGGATGTGCGTATCGGCAAGGTGCAGCCTCTGTACAATGAAATCATGATTCTGGAAGCGGTTACGGCGGGCTAG
- a CDS encoding triose-phosphate isomerase — MSNIIHQTGGSRTLVMQEPEKPQLYRELFPYTSVCRTSFDEVLLSPRPADQMRITDTTFRDGQQARPPYTVKQVAKMFDFLHRLGGKTGLITASEFFLYSAKDRKCIDVCRARGYRFPRVTAWIRATKDDLKLARDMEFDETGMLTSVSDYHIFLKLGKTRQQAMDMYVGMAEQALEWGIIPRCHFEDVTRADIYGFCLPLAQRLMELSRESGMPVKIRLCDTMGYGVPYPGAALPRSVQRIVRCFTDEAGVPGQWLEWHGHNDFHKVLVNGVTAWLYGCGAVNGTLFGFGERTGNTPLEALLVEYISLTGDDAAADTTILSEVAEFFEKELHYRIPHNYPFVGRDFNATSAGVHADGLAKNEEIYNIFDTKHLLGRPVPIIITDKTGRAGVAYWINANLNLPNDQQVSKKHPAVGQIYDAIMAVYEETGRTTSFSHEEMEALVQRFMPELFASEYDHMKQLAGELSANIIIRLARSKDLLDLNKHACARLDEFVREYPFIQYCYLTDDQGKLRCSAITDPVYRETYEALPIGYDFSEREWFKMPMKTGDLHIMDVYQSHFTSKLIITVSCAVTDDKDNIVGVIGVDIQLEQLLKRARALQQEVAAADDSDND, encoded by the coding sequence ATGAGCAACATTATTCACCAAACTGGAGGCAGCCGTACCCTGGTCATGCAGGAGCCGGAAAAACCGCAGCTCTACCGTGAGCTTTTCCCTTACACCAGCGTTTGCCGCACCTCGTTTGACGAGGTTCTGCTGTCCCCCCGGCCGGCAGATCAGATGCGCATTACCGACACGACCTTTCGCGACGGCCAGCAGGCCCGCCCCCCCTATACGGTCAAGCAAGTGGCAAAGATGTTCGATTTTCTGCACCGACTCGGCGGAAAAACCGGACTCATCACGGCTTCGGAATTTTTTCTGTACTCGGCCAAAGACCGCAAGTGCATCGATGTATGCCGCGCCAGAGGCTACCGCTTTCCGCGCGTAACCGCCTGGATACGCGCCACCAAGGACGACCTCAAGCTAGCGCGCGACATGGAATTTGACGAGACCGGCATGCTCACCAGCGTGTCGGACTACCATATTTTTCTCAAGCTGGGCAAAACCCGCCAGCAGGCCATGGACATGTATGTGGGCATGGCCGAGCAGGCGCTGGAATGGGGCATCATCCCCCGCTGCCACTTTGAAGACGTGACCAGAGCCGATATTTACGGCTTCTGCCTGCCCCTGGCCCAGCGGCTCATGGAGCTTTCGCGCGAGAGCGGCATGCCGGTCAAAATCCGTCTGTGCGACACCATGGGCTACGGCGTTCCCTACCCCGGCGCGGCGCTGCCCCGCTCGGTGCAGCGCATTGTGCGCTGCTTTACGGACGAGGCCGGCGTCCCCGGTCAGTGGCTTGAGTGGCACGGACACAACGACTTCCACAAGGTGCTGGTCAACGGCGTTACCGCATGGCTCTATGGCTGCGGCGCGGTCAACGGCACTCTGTTCGGCTTTGGCGAGCGCACGGGCAACACCCCGCTGGAAGCCCTGCTGGTGGAATACATTTCGCTTACGGGCGACGATGCCGCCGCAGACACCACAATTCTGAGCGAAGTTGCCGAATTCTTTGAAAAAGAACTGCACTACCGCATCCCCCACAACTATCCTTTTGTGGGCCGCGATTTCAACGCCACCAGCGCGGGCGTGCATGCCGACGGCCTGGCCAAGAACGAAGAGATATACAATATCTTCGACACCAAGCATCTGCTTGGCCGCCCGGTGCCCATCATCATTACCGACAAAACGGGCCGCGCTGGCGTTGCCTACTGGATCAACGCCAACCTCAATCTGCCCAACGACCAGCAGGTCTCCAAAAAGCACCCTGCCGTGGGCCAGATATACGACGCCATCATGGCCGTGTACGAAGAAACGGGCCGCACCACCAGCTTCTCGCACGAAGAAATGGAAGCTCTGGTGCAGCGCTTCATGCCCGAGCTCTTCGCCTCCGAATACGACCACATGAAGCAGCTTGCTGGCGAACTTTCGGCCAACATCATCATCCGCCTTGCCCGCAGCAAGGATCTGCTGGATCTCAACAAGCATGCCTGCGCGCGGCTTGATGAATTTGTACGCGAATATCCCTTTATCCAGTACTGCTACCTCACAGACGATCAGGGCAAGCTGCGCTGCTCGGCCATTACCGACCCGGTGTACCGGGAAACCTACGAGGCACTGCCCATCGGCTACGATTTTTCGGAGCGCGAATGGTTCAAGATGCCCATGAAAACCGGCGACCTGCACATCATGGATGTGTACCAGTCGCACTTCACGAGCAAGCTCATCATCACCGTTTCATGCGCGGTGACTGATGACAAGGACAACATCGTGGGCGTCATTGGCGTGGACATCCAGCTTGAACAGCTTCTCAAACGCGCGCGCGCACTCCAGCAGGAAGTGGCCGCAGCAGACGACAGCGACAACGACTAA